One region of Cobetia sp. cqz5-12 genomic DNA includes:
- a CDS encoding RcnB family protein codes for MRTRTLTILMMIFTLLGAPLAQAGPHDRGHGHHDRGHGHHDRGHHGKQHKKHYKQQRHHERRRHEARRHHQWRRGDHLPRHYYSDSRYWVKDWHHRHLSKPPRGHRWLNIDGRYVLAAVAGGAITAIILNR; via the coding sequence ATGCGAACACGCACACTGACCATTCTGATGATGATATTCACCCTGCTGGGAGCCCCGCTGGCTCAGGCAGGACCGCACGATAGAGGCCATGGGCATCATGACCGTGGGCACGGCCATCACGACCGTGGTCATCATGGCAAACAGCACAAGAAGCATTACAAGCAGCAGCGTCACCATGAGCGCCGCCGTCATGAGGCGCGACGCCACCACCAGTGGCGCCGTGGCGACCACTTGCCGCGTCATTACTATTCCGACAGCCGCTACTGGGTGAAGGACTGGCACCATCGCCACCTATCCAAGCCGCCGCGCGGTCATCGTTGGTTGAACATCGATGGGCGTTATGTGCTGGCAGCTGTGGCGGGTGGCGCGATCACGGCCATCATTCTCAATCGCTGA
- a CDS encoding ADP-ribosylglycohydrolase family protein, giving the protein MTLETSSRFRGCLLGGATGDALGAAVEFLSFEEIQARFGSDGIRDYAPAYGGLGRITDDTQMTLFTAEGLLRSHVRGCLRGITTQSGLVSSAYERWLYTQGERSRQETEQEWLDSGWLIKQRELHSRRAPGMTCLSALKQMRAYGDRAQNDSKGCGGVMRVAPVGLFAHAMGASHEMCFALGEEVCALTHGHVTGQQTGGVLAVMIQCLVAGDSMAQALAHAMRILERKSGCEETMQALKQARELAESDTAPQVAVVMLGLGWIAEEALAMSVYCALTARDFRSAIQIAVNHDGDSDSTGAITGNLLGAQWGEEAIPTDWLAPLELRDVIGEIAQDLHDCPRWELYTDGGGKDERWVWEKYPGY; this is encoded by the coding sequence ATGACGCTTGAGACGAGTTCGCGGTTTCGGGGGTGCTTGTTGGGCGGCGCGACGGGGGATGCGCTGGGCGCGGCAGTCGAATTCCTGTCATTCGAGGAGATCCAGGCACGTTTTGGAAGTGATGGCATACGTGACTATGCCCCGGCCTACGGTGGGCTGGGGCGGATTACCGATGATACGCAGATGACGCTGTTTACCGCCGAGGGGCTGTTGCGCAGTCATGTGCGTGGCTGTCTGAGAGGCATCACGACGCAAAGTGGCTTGGTCAGCAGCGCCTACGAGCGCTGGCTTTACACCCAGGGCGAACGCTCGCGGCAGGAGACCGAGCAGGAATGGTTGGACAGTGGCTGGCTGATCAAGCAACGCGAGCTCCATTCGCGGCGCGCCCCGGGCATGACATGCCTGTCAGCGCTCAAGCAGATGCGTGCCTACGGTGACAGGGCGCAGAACGACAGCAAGGGCTGTGGTGGGGTGATGCGTGTGGCACCTGTCGGCTTGTTCGCGCATGCGATGGGAGCCTCCCATGAGATGTGCTTCGCACTCGGGGAAGAGGTCTGTGCGCTGACCCATGGTCACGTGACCGGTCAGCAGACGGGCGGCGTGCTGGCGGTGATGATCCAGTGCCTGGTGGCGGGTGACTCGATGGCACAGGCACTTGCGCACGCCATGCGCATTCTGGAGCGCAAATCAGGCTGCGAAGAGACCATGCAGGCCCTGAAGCAAGCCCGCGAGCTTGCCGAGTCCGACACTGCGCCGCAGGTGGCTGTCGTGATGCTGGGGTTGGGATGGATCGCGGAAGAGGCCCTGGCGATGTCCGTGTATTGCGCACTCACCGCGCGGGATTTCCGCTCCGCTATCCAGATCGCGGTCAATCATGATGGGGATTCGGATTCCACGGGCGCCATCACGGGTAACCTGCTCGGGGCGCAATGGGGAGAAGAGGCGATACCCACCGATTGGCTGGCGCCGCTTGAACTGCGAGATGTCATCGGCGAGATAGCGCAGGACCTGCACGATTGCCCTCGCTGGGAGCTCTACACCGATGGCGGCGGCAAGGATGAGCGGTGGGTCTGGGAGAAATACCCGGGGTATTGA
- a CDS encoding TRAP transporter large permease translates to MSDFIALIMFPALIALIVLGFPIAFSMIVVATIFGVAQFGDAAAYQLLTKIEDTASNSILAAVPLFIFMGAMLENSGIAERLFGAIHLWTRRMPGGLGVGAVIMGTIFAAASGVVGATEAVIGMLAVPVMLKHHYDKSLISGTICASGSLGTAIPPSITVVILGPVAGVSVGSLFSGLLIPGLLMALLFLVYIVVVCALKPALAPRLKEDEQHPGWGKLLTITLSALLPTMSLILVVLGTILMGIATPTEAAACGALGSVLLALGYRNLTLSILWNAAIRTLNITAMILLIVLGGNMFAGVFFASGGMATVQSLLLDTGLSPWLILGAILLIAFLAGFVLDMISVVLIVIPVAMPVIGLLGFDEIWFCVAFLIVMQTSYLTPPLAPSIFYLRAITPPEVTLKHMYKGVMPFICLQLVVLALILAFPGLALWLPDAISGPSWK, encoded by the coding sequence ATGAGTGACTTCATTGCCCTCATCATGTTCCCAGCGCTCATCGCGCTGATCGTGCTCGGTTTCCCGATCGCCTTCTCGATGATCGTTGTCGCCACCATCTTCGGCGTTGCCCAGTTCGGGGATGCCGCAGCCTATCAATTGCTGACCAAGATCGAGGACACGGCGTCCAATTCGATCCTTGCCGCCGTACCGCTGTTCATCTTCATGGGCGCGATGCTCGAGAATTCCGGCATTGCCGAGCGACTGTTCGGGGCCATCCACCTGTGGACACGCCGGATGCCCGGTGGGCTGGGCGTCGGCGCAGTCATCATGGGGACCATCTTCGCGGCTGCCAGTGGCGTGGTGGGCGCGACCGAGGCAGTGATCGGCATGCTGGCAGTGCCGGTCATGCTCAAGCATCACTACGACAAGTCGCTGATCTCCGGCACCATCTGTGCCAGTGGATCATTGGGCACGGCGATCCCGCCTTCCATTACCGTGGTCATTCTCGGGCCTGTCGCGGGTGTCTCCGTCGGTTCACTGTTCAGTGGCCTGTTGATTCCGGGACTGTTGATGGCGCTGCTGTTCCTTGTCTACATCGTCGTGGTCTGTGCGCTGAAGCCTGCGCTCGCGCCGCGACTCAAGGAAGATGAGCAGCATCCCGGCTGGGGCAAGCTGCTCACCATCACCCTGAGTGCATTGCTGCCGACCATGAGTCTGATCCTGGTGGTATTGGGCACGATTCTGATGGGCATCGCCACGCCGACGGAAGCGGCAGCCTGTGGGGCGCTCGGCTCCGTCTTGCTGGCACTGGGCTATCGCAACCTCACGCTGTCCATCCTGTGGAACGCGGCGATACGCACGCTCAACATCACTGCGATGATTCTGCTGATCGTGCTGGGCGGCAACATGTTCGCGGGCGTCTTCTTTGCCTCCGGCGGCATGGCGACCGTTCAATCGCTGCTGCTGGATACTGGATTGAGCCCGTGGCTGATTCTCGGCGCCATCCTGCTGATCGCTTTCCTGGCCGGTTTCGTGCTTGACATGATCTCGGTGGTGCTGATCGTCATTCCCGTGGCGATGCCGGTCATCGGCCTGCTCGGGTTCGATGAGATCTGGTTCTGCGTGGCCTTCCTGATCGTGATGCAGACGAGCTATCTGACACCGCCGTTGGCGCCCTCCATCTTCTACCTGCGTGCCATCACGCCGCCTGAAGTGACGCTGAAGCACATGTACAAGGGGGTGATGCCCTTCATCTGCCTGCAGCTGGTGGTATTGGCGCTGATCCTGGCCTTCCCGGGGCTGGCGCTGTGGTTGCCTGATGCCATCAGCGGGCCGTCATGGAAATGA
- a CDS encoding mannitol dehydrogenase family protein translates to MTRLSNASLTQLDAKVATPNYDRTAVSAGIVHFGVGGFHRAHQAMYLDELMNQGKALDWGIVGVGVMPGDRRMQEALASQDHLYTVVLKHPDGNYEPRVVGSIIDYRFAPDSPEAVIELMADPAIRIVSLTVTEGGYNFHPVSGEFNLENADVQHDLANPGEAKTSFGLITEALARRRERGVAPFTVMSCDNIEGNGNVAHKMFTAYARARDAELAAWIEAEVPFPNSMVDRITPVTTPADIEELSSRFGVEDAWPVVCEPFTQWVLEDHFANGRPAFEDAGVQPVEDVEPYELMKLRLLNAGHQALCYFGYLAGYRYAHEACNDPLIVDFLLGYMNEEARPTLAQLPGIDLDAHCRTLIERFANPEVKDTLARLCAETSDRIPKFLIPVAHAQLKTDGELRRTAAVVASWARYAEGVDEQGETIDVVDPLKDELMERASRQREEPTAFLDNRELFGDLVDQPRFRDAYLKALKSLHDNGARATLEMLVADAK, encoded by the coding sequence ATGACCCGTCTCTCCAATGCCAGTCTGACTCAGCTGGACGCCAAGGTAGCCACTCCGAACTATGATCGCACTGCGGTCAGCGCCGGTATCGTCCACTTCGGCGTGGGCGGTTTCCATCGTGCGCACCAGGCCATGTACCTCGACGAGCTGATGAATCAGGGCAAGGCGCTGGACTGGGGCATCGTCGGCGTCGGTGTGATGCCGGGTGACCGCCGCATGCAGGAAGCCCTGGCCTCTCAGGACCATCTCTACACCGTGGTACTCAAGCACCCGGACGGCAACTATGAGCCGCGTGTGGTGGGTTCCATCATCGATTACCGCTTTGCCCCGGATTCTCCGGAGGCCGTCATCGAGCTGATGGCCGACCCGGCGATCCGCATCGTCTCGCTGACCGTCACCGAAGGTGGTTACAACTTCCACCCGGTCAGCGGCGAATTCAATCTCGAGAATGCCGATGTCCAGCACGATCTGGCCAATCCGGGCGAAGCCAAGACCAGCTTTGGCCTGATCACCGAAGCCCTGGCCCGTCGTCGCGAGCGCGGCGTCGCCCCGTTCACCGTCATGTCCTGCGACAACATCGAAGGCAACGGCAACGTCGCTCACAAGATGTTCACTGCCTACGCGCGTGCACGTGATGCCGAGCTGGCGGCATGGATCGAAGCCGAAGTGCCCTTCCCCAACTCCATGGTCGACCGCATCACGCCGGTGACCACGCCGGCTGACATCGAAGAGCTGTCCTCACGTTTCGGCGTGGAAGACGCCTGGCCGGTGGTCTGCGAGCCCTTCACCCAGTGGGTGCTGGAAGATCACTTCGCCAATGGCCGCCCGGCCTTTGAAGATGCCGGCGTTCAGCCGGTGGAAGATGTCGAGCCCTATGAGCTGATGAAGCTGCGTCTGCTCAACGCCGGTCACCAGGCGCTGTGCTACTTCGGCTATCTGGCCGGCTATCGCTACGCCCATGAAGCCTGCAACGACCCGCTGATCGTCGACTTCCTGCTCGGCTACATGAATGAGGAAGCTCGCCCGACGCTGGCCCAGCTGCCGGGTATCGATCTCGACGCCCATTGCCGCACGCTGATCGAGCGTTTCGCCAACCCGGAAGTCAAGGACACCCTCGCGCGTCTGTGCGCCGAGACCTCCGACCGCATTCCGAAGTTCCTGATCCCGGTGGCACACGCACAGCTCAAGACCGACGGCGAACTGCGTCGTACTGCAGCCGTCGTGGCCAGCTGGGCACGTTATGCCGAAGGCGTAGACGAGCAAGGCGAGACCATCGACGTGGTCGACCCGCTGAAGGACGAGCTGATGGAGCGCGCCAGCCGTCAGCGCGAAGAGCCGACCGCCTTCCTGGACAACCGCGAACTGTTCGGTGACCTGGTCGATCAGCCGCGCTTCCGCGATGCCTATCTCAAGGCCCTGAAGAGCCTGCACGACAACGGCGCGCGCGCCACGCTGGAAATGCTGGTGGCAGACGCCAAGTAA
- a CDS encoding C4-dicarboxylate ABC transporter substrate-binding protein produces MYNFKKQLLGMGIAASLLATATTQAADIEWKMATPWGGGPWLERDAKTFADYANELTNGDVSIQVFPGGTLGGALRVTNTVKSGVAQISHNYINYDYGTDPTAALLAGHSSGLTPEEFMLWMYEGGGVELYEAFRREVFGVVAFPCSTLGTEIFLHSSKKVQTLEDFQGLRLRTSGAWAEIASRLGASTVVMAGSDIYTALDRGVIDAAEWGSPELNKPTGFQNVAQYVILPGIHQSGGILECEVNVEAWDGLSDAQQSQLRLAGKLSVFESWLDSSFADLKAFKELEDGPNEIVQLDQSFIDAIYEETRAWEDEKAGENEWFARVLESQRTFKQSMTTWQDYRLPIGEMGR; encoded by the coding sequence ATGTACAACTTCAAGAAACAGCTCCTCGGCATGGGTATCGCTGCCAGCCTGTTGGCGACTGCCACGACTCAGGCGGCGGACATCGAGTGGAAGATGGCGACCCCGTGGGGTGGTGGGCCCTGGCTTGAACGGGATGCCAAGACCTTCGCGGACTATGCAAACGAATTGACCAATGGCGACGTGAGTATCCAGGTATTCCCCGGTGGCACCCTGGGCGGCGCGCTGCGCGTCACCAATACCGTGAAGTCCGGTGTCGCTCAGATCAGCCATAACTACATCAACTATGACTACGGAACTGACCCGACGGCAGCGCTGCTGGCCGGGCACTCCAGCGGCCTGACGCCGGAAGAATTCATGCTGTGGATGTACGAGGGCGGCGGTGTCGAGCTCTATGAAGCCTTCCGTCGCGAGGTGTTCGGCGTCGTGGCCTTCCCGTGCTCAACCCTGGGCACCGAGATATTCCTGCACTCGAGCAAGAAGGTGCAGACGCTTGAAGACTTCCAGGGACTGCGCCTGAGAACATCGGGTGCCTGGGCTGAAATCGCCTCACGCCTTGGGGCCTCTACCGTGGTGATGGCCGGCAGTGACATCTATACGGCGCTGGATCGTGGTGTGATTGATGCGGCGGAGTGGGGGAGTCCTGAGCTCAACAAGCCGACCGGTTTCCAGAATGTGGCGCAGTACGTCATCTTGCCGGGCATCCATCAGTCAGGCGGCATTCTGGAGTGTGAAGTGAATGTCGAGGCGTGGGACGGCCTGAGCGACGCCCAGCAGAGCCAGTTGCGTCTCGCGGGCAAGCTGAGCGTGTTCGAGTCCTGGCTGGATAGCTCCTTTGCCGATCTCAAGGCCTTCAAGGAGCTGGAAGATGGCCCCAACGAAATCGTGCAGCTGGATCAATCCTTCATCGATGCCATCTACGAAGAGACTCGTGCCTGGGAAGACGAGAAGGCGGGCGAGAATGAGTGGTTCGCACGTGTGCTTGAGTCGCAACGTACCTTCAAGCAGAGCATGACGACCTGGCAGGACTACCGTTTGCCGATCGGGGAGATGGGACGCTGA
- a CDS encoding Ldh family oxidoreductase: protein MSDATQEEAGMDVNLDRAALKALCHKVLSHHGFSEPHVDAMSDALLAGEMDGCRSHGLYRLMGFVATLNNGGVVPDAVPVVEDTAPSIVKVDAKGGFSSLAFQQGVPELVNKAKTNGIAILAINHCVHGTALWVEIERLTREGLVAIACNPTQSYMAPYGGSQPLLGTNPIAFGWPRENGNPYVFDFATSAIARGDIELHRRQGDEIPLGWGVDREGTPSKDPAEVLDHGAMLPFGDHKGSALAIMIELIAGPLIGDMLSIESSEHDQGKGSLPYHGELIIAMDPARLTGGSTQQHMLRSERLFELVKQQGARLSSERRFKARQVHQEEGVTLSRALYEDILKLTS from the coding sequence ATGAGTGATGCAACACAGGAAGAGGCAGGAATGGACGTCAATCTCGATCGGGCAGCGCTCAAGGCGCTATGTCACAAGGTGCTGAGCCATCATGGCTTCAGTGAGCCACATGTCGATGCCATGAGTGACGCGCTGCTGGCTGGGGAAATGGATGGCTGTCGATCCCATGGGCTCTATCGCCTGATGGGGTTCGTCGCGACACTGAACAATGGCGGTGTGGTGCCGGACGCCGTGCCGGTCGTAGAGGATACGGCGCCCTCCATCGTCAAGGTGGATGCCAAGGGGGGCTTCTCCTCGCTGGCCTTCCAGCAGGGCGTGCCTGAGCTGGTCAACAAGGCGAAGACCAACGGCATTGCCATCCTGGCCATCAATCATTGCGTGCATGGCACGGCATTGTGGGTCGAGATCGAGCGGCTGACCCGAGAAGGGCTGGTAGCCATCGCCTGCAACCCGACCCAGTCGTACATGGCGCCGTATGGAGGCAGTCAGCCGCTGCTGGGGACCAACCCCATCGCCTTCGGCTGGCCGCGCGAAAACGGGAACCCGTACGTGTTCGACTTCGCGACCAGCGCCATCGCGCGCGGCGATATTGAGCTGCATCGTCGTCAGGGGGACGAGATCCCGCTGGGCTGGGGAGTCGATCGAGAGGGCACGCCGTCAAAGGACCCTGCCGAAGTACTGGATCATGGGGCGATGCTGCCCTTCGGTGACCACAAGGGCTCTGCGCTGGCGATCATGATCGAGTTGATTGCAGGGCCGCTGATCGGTGACATGCTGAGTATCGAGTCCAGCGAGCACGATCAAGGCAAAGGTAGCCTGCCGTATCATGGTGAGCTGATCATCGCGATGGACCCGGCACGCCTGACGGGCGGCAGCACTCAGCAGCACATGCTGCGCTCTGAAAGGCTGTTTGAGCTGGTCAAGCAGCAGGGGGCACGTCTTTCCTCCGAGCGCCGCTTCAAGGCTCGCCAGGTACATCAAGAAGAGGGCGTCACGCTGTCGAGAGCCTTGTATGAGGATATTCTCAAGCTGACATCGTGA
- a CDS encoding TRAP transporter small permease subunit, whose translation MKIVAVIERQTRWAGYLGAVLILPLVLALVYEVFSRYVLGKPTLWAFEISYMVMGAIFMLGMANALRVGQHVSVDVLSQNFAPRLRAGIHLACYAVLLPVLMWLVWELWLYVLEAFSSNERSGRSAWNPVIWPVFGVWWLGFVYLTLQVIAEMLKLWSALLGHDHGAEVSS comes from the coding sequence ATGAAAATCGTCGCTGTCATTGAGCGTCAGACCCGCTGGGCCGGGTATCTGGGGGCAGTCCTGATACTGCCGCTGGTGCTTGCGTTGGTCTATGAAGTCTTCAGTCGTTACGTGCTGGGAAAGCCCACCTTATGGGCGTTTGAGATCAGCTACATGGTGATGGGCGCCATCTTCATGCTTGGCATGGCAAATGCCCTGCGTGTCGGCCAGCACGTCAGTGTGGATGTGTTGAGCCAGAATTTTGCACCGCGTCTCAGAGCTGGAATTCATCTGGCCTGTTATGCGGTGTTGCTGCCGGTATTGATGTGGCTTGTCTGGGAGCTGTGGCTCTATGTGCTCGAGGCGTTCTCCAGCAATGAGCGCTCCGGACGTTCTGCGTGGAATCCCGTGATCTGGCCGGTCTTCGGCGTCTGGTGGCTGGGCTTCGTCTATCTGACGCTGCAGGTGATCGCGGAGATGTTGAAGCTCTGGAGCGCACTGCTGGGCCATGATCATGGCGCGGAGGTGTCCTCATGA
- a CDS encoding purine-cytosine permease family protein → MASTAPDLDRQIAHMDDELLPVPRHKLHRWPHFAGLYAAEHVAATEFVIGATFVALGAGIWDILLGLLIGNGLAVLSFWLITTPIAIETRLSLFTYLHRIAGDSMSRLYNWANVIIFTAISAAMITVSATAVRLLFDIPAQTQAYPTSFEFILLALAVAAIVVLVAVYGFNALTEFASICAPWLMLMFTVGGMVLLPELAESVTGETSLNSFSSFIDVAGSTVFTGINSQGEAGIGIWEVIGFSWAANTFSHFGLIDMALLRYAKRMRSGLATSTGMMFGHYVAWISAGLMGAATAAVAGISIDVLEPGEVALHALGAAGFVIVVVAGWTTANANLYRAGLAAQSAMPNLSRNKATLAVGICVAVLSCFPFVYRSMLPLLTYAGLVLVPVGGIIFAEHHLFPKLGFSRYWARYKGVKHNTPALATWALSLIFGFGLEMVDVIPFYYLFLPTWFVSIILYTLMARSAGAADSYPKAEAAEREFQERVEALHAKQAETTNHAPVKDTSGLTKAIKAIWMVLGLAVPMVLALRVLFGSPDLASYEANRELFYDVTIWSTIIYFIFAYWELQRSKALFNKQSPKQAATAS, encoded by the coding sequence ATGGCCAGTACTGCGCCAGATTTGGATCGGCAGATCGCCCATATGGACGATGAGCTACTGCCGGTGCCACGTCACAAACTGCATCGGTGGCCGCACTTTGCCGGTCTCTATGCCGCCGAGCACGTTGCCGCGACCGAGTTCGTCATCGGTGCCACCTTCGTCGCGCTCGGTGCGGGTATCTGGGATATCCTGCTGGGCCTGCTGATCGGTAATGGCCTCGCAGTGCTCAGCTTCTGGTTGATCACGACGCCAATCGCGATCGAAACCCGTCTGAGCCTCTTCACCTATCTTCACCGTATTGCCGGTGATTCGATGTCACGGCTCTACAACTGGGCCAACGTGATCATATTCACCGCCATCTCGGCGGCCATGATCACCGTTTCCGCCACGGCGGTCAGACTGCTGTTCGATATTCCAGCCCAGACCCAGGCCTACCCCACCAGCTTCGAGTTCATCCTGCTGGCACTGGCCGTTGCCGCCATCGTGGTATTGGTTGCCGTCTATGGTTTCAATGCCCTGACCGAATTTGCCAGCATCTGCGCCCCGTGGCTGATGCTGATGTTCACCGTCGGCGGCATGGTACTGCTGCCGGAACTGGCGGAGTCCGTCACCGGTGAAACCAGCCTGAACAGTTTCTCGAGTTTCATTGATGTCGCCGGCAGTACCGTCTTCACCGGGATCAACTCCCAGGGCGAAGCAGGCATCGGCATCTGGGAAGTCATCGGCTTCTCCTGGGCAGCCAACACCTTCTCCCACTTCGGTCTGATCGACATGGCGCTGCTGCGCTATGCCAAGCGCATGCGCTCCGGCCTTGCGACCAGCACCGGCATGATGTTCGGCCACTACGTCGCCTGGATCTCCGCCGGCCTGATGGGGGCAGCCACCGCTGCCGTCGCCGGTATCAGCATCGATGTGCTGGAACCGGGTGAAGTGGCGTTGCACGCCCTTGGCGCCGCCGGCTTCGTGATCGTGGTCGTCGCTGGCTGGACAACCGCCAACGCCAACCTTTACCGCGCGGGCCTTGCCGCACAGTCGGCCATGCCGAACCTGTCGCGCAACAAGGCGACGCTGGCCGTGGGCATCTGCGTTGCCGTGCTCAGCTGCTTCCCGTTCGTCTACCGCAGCATGCTGCCACTGCTGACCTATGCGGGTCTGGTGCTGGTGCCGGTCGGCGGGATCATCTTCGCTGAGCATCACCTGTTCCCGAAACTCGGCTTCAGCCGTTACTGGGCACGCTACAAGGGCGTTAAGCACAACACGCCGGCGCTGGCGACCTGGGCGCTGTCTCTGATCTTCGGCTTCGGCCTCGAGATGGTCGACGTGATCCCGTTCTACTACCTGTTCCTGCCGACCTGGTTCGTCTCCATCATTCTCTACACCCTGATGGCCAGATCTGCCGGTGCAGCCGACTCCTACCCGAAAGCCGAAGCGGCCGAGCGGGAATTCCAGGAGCGTGTCGAAGCCCTTCACGCCAAGCAGGCCGAGACCACCAACCACGCACCGGTCAAGGACACTTCGGGCTTGACCAAGGCCATCAAGGCCATCTGGATGGTGCTGGGCCTGGCGGTGCCGATGGTCCTCGCGCTGCGCGTGCTGTTCGGCAGCCCGGACCTGGCCAGCTACGAAGCGAATCGCGAACTGTTCTATGACGTGACCATCTGGTCGACGATCATCTACTTCATCTTCGCGTACTGGGAGCTGCAGCGCAGCAAGGCGCTGTTCAACAAGCAGTCCCCGAAGCAAGCGGCCACCGCTAGCTGA
- a CDS encoding helix-turn-helix domain-containing protein translates to MTSHQETPIALKHRERKAGAIGDNLKALRKEKGLTIAAVASASGISAASVSRIENGRISPTFEAIVNLAKGLKVDVSELFYHTEDTSFRGWLALTRAQEGDVIETPNYRYRPLCNNVASKEYMVLETTVLNRSLEEFGGLQKHSGQEQIIVTSGEVTVWTELYDPIQLKVGDSLAFDSTLGHAITYNGDTPATMTWVCSAYA, encoded by the coding sequence ATGACATCCCACCAGGAAACGCCGATCGCTCTGAAGCACAGAGAACGCAAGGCAGGCGCCATTGGTGACAATCTCAAGGCGCTGCGCAAGGAGAAGGGACTGACCATCGCGGCCGTGGCCAGCGCATCAGGTATCTCGGCGGCCAGCGTGTCGAGAATCGAGAATGGACGCATCTCCCCGACCTTCGAGGCGATCGTGAATCTCGCCAAGGGCCTGAAGGTGGATGTCAGCGAGCTGTTCTATCACACGGAAGACACGTCATTTCGGGGTTGGCTCGCCTTGACGCGAGCACAGGAGGGAGACGTCATCGAGACGCCCAACTACCGGTATCGGCCGCTTTGCAACAATGTGGCGTCCAAGGAATACATGGTATTGGAGACCACGGTGCTCAATCGCAGTCTCGAGGAATTCGGCGGCCTGCAGAAACACTCCGGCCAGGAACAGATCATCGTGACCAGCGGTGAGGTGACGGTCTGGACCGAACTCTACGACCCCATCCAGCTAAAGGTCGGCGATAGCCTGGCCTTCGACAGCACCCTCGGTCACGCCATCACCTACAACGGTGACACACCGGCGACCATGACCTGGGTATGCAGCGCCTACGCCTGA